The Malus domestica chromosome 13, GDT2T_hap1 genome includes a window with the following:
- the LOC103431037 gene encoding autophagy-related protein 11-like, with amino-acid sequence MSSSTAEGLVHQGKLLVHIAENGHSFELDCEGTTLVEVVMRYIESMAGINLNDQLVLCLDMKLTPQRPLSAYNLPADGREVFIFNKARLQTNSSLPPPEQVDILDTADPQSPSASHDPHPLDDALDPALKALPSYERQFRYHYHQGHAIYSRTQVKYENCERLLMEQKVQEWAVEVARGNLDQYYKMINQTYTEFMKRYSQQHRSHSDLLINLWRDVEKLRSVKLHPALETATWKCLSDFVKEETLRKAGEICSSSHRQFENKVSQFKQMFSEVKQKVEELFSNRASLPIRHLELTIKDHQRYIHEQKSIMQSLSKDVNTVKKVVDDCLSCQLSSSLCPHDAVSALGPMYDVHDKNHLPRMQACDHAISKLLDFCKDKKNEMNVFLHNYMQKIAYISYIIKDAKLQFPVFREAMVRQEDLFLDLKLVRGIDPAYRACLAEIVRRKASLKLYMGMAGQLAERLATKRETEVRRREEFLKDHSLYIPRDVLASMGLYDTLNQCDVNIAPFDTSLLDIEISDIDHYAPEYLTPLSSKSAFRGSYSMSNETCHSVGSDESTLDNLENCDSEELLEGGELVEIAGTGKLEVENAKLKAELASAIAVICSFWPEVDFESLDDSKVDNLLKSAAEKTTEALHLKDEYGKHLQSMLRVKQMQCLSYEKRIQELEQRLSDQYLQSQKISNDKDASELSDKVDDCKQEIIGGREVHMPCSSNTEPMDEVSCVSSVLDAKLGLFNVQPGKMKDGVDKNMMDSSAVRNHLMDSSMQNHPLDSSMQELQREELLASGKDGKEKMVGQLGMSLTNSSTAESMPEPLNVIPCETAIDPGLNTKVSAELLLELQTALSEKSNQLSETEIKLKATMEDVSILKRELDTNRKLLDESQMNCAHLENCLHEAREEAQTHLCAADRRASEYSALRTSAVKMRGIFERLRSCVYAQGGVASFNESLHTLAQSLGNSINGSEDDGTVEFRKCIRALADRVGFLSRHREELLDKYPKVEAVNEQLRKDLEEKKGLVKTLYTKHQLEKQANKEKISFSRLEVHEIAAFVLNTYGQYEAISRNCSNYYLSAESVALFTDHLPNQPNYIVGQIVHVERQTVKPLAPSSTRSENNLTSDMETDRLTLNSGLNPYGLPIGCEYFVVTVAMLPVPPPFIPHLLPDPCTRQIDVMEESQVYI; translated from the exons ATGAGTTCAAGTACGGCTGAAGGTTTGGTTCATCAGGGCAAGCTTTTGGTTCATATTGCTGAGAATGGGCATTCATTTGAGCTTGATTGTGAAGGAACCACACTGGTAGAGGTAGTTATGCGGTATATTGAATCTATGGCTGGGATTAATCTCAATGACCAGCTTGTTCTGTGTTTGGATATGAAACTTACGCCACAGAGGCCGCTTTCAGCTTATAACCTTCCAGCTGATGGTCGGGAAGTGTTTATATTCAATAAAGCAAGGCTGCAAACTAATTCTTCGCTCCCTCCGCCTGAGCAAGTTGATATTCTTGACACTGCTGACCCCCAGTCACCGTCAGCTTCACATGACCCTCACCCTTTGGATGATGCTTTGGACCCTGCTTTGAAGGCCTTGCCTTCTTATGAAAGGCAATTTAGGTACCACTACCACCAGGGTCATGCAATTTACAGTCGTACCCAAGTAAAATATGAGAACTGTGAGAGGCTTTTGATGGAGCAGAAGGTTCAAGAGTGGGCAGTGGAGGTTGCTAGGGGTAATTTGgatcaatattataaaatgatAAACCAAACCTATACAGAATTCATGAAGCGTTATTCCCAACAGCATCGTAGTCATTCTGATCTTTTGATCAATCTCTGGAGGGATGTAGAAAAACTGAGATCTGTCAAGCTTCACCCTGCATTAGAGACTGCCACTTGGAAGTGCCTATCGGATTTTGTGAAGGAAGAGACCTTGAGGAAAGCGGGAGAAATTTGTAGCAGTTCCCACAGGCAGTTTGAGAATAAGGTTTCACAGTTTAAGCAGATGTTTAGTGAGGTAAAGCAGAAAGTCGAAGAATTGTTTTCTAACAGGGCTTCACTGCCCATTAGGCATTTGGAACTCACAATTAAGGATCACCAAAGATATATTCATGAGCAAAAGAGTATAATGCAATCTTTGAG CAAAGATGTAAATACTGTCAAGAAAGTCGTGGATGATTGCTTGTCTTGCCAATTGTCATCCTCACTTTGTCCACATGATGCAGTTTCAGCCTTGGGCCCTATGTATGATGTCCATGATAAAAATCACCTGCCTAGGATGCAGGCTTGTGATCATGCAATTTCTAAGCTCCTCGACTTCTGCAAGGATAAAAAGAATGAAATGAACGTATTTCTCCATAATTATATGCAAAAGATAGCATATATTTCTTACATAATTAAAGATGCAAAATTACAATTTCCTGTTTTTAGAGAGGCAATGGTGCGTCAAGAGGATCTATTTTTGGACTTAAAACTGGTTCGTGGGATTGACCCTGCATATAGAGCCTGCTTAGCAGAAATAGTCAGACGAAAGGCTTCCTTGAAGCTTTACATGGGGATGGCTGGACAGTTGGCTGAAAGACTTGCGACAAAAAGGGAGACTGAAGTCAGGAGACGGGAGGAGTTTTTGAAAGATCACAGTTTATACATACCCAGGGATGTATTAGCATCCATGGGATTATATGATACCCTCAATCAGTGTGATGTCAACATAGCTCCTTTTGATACTAGCTTGCTTGATATTGAGATTTCAGACATTGACCATTATGCTCCTGAGTACTTGACTCCACTGTCTTCCAAGAGTGCGTTTAGAGGTTCATATTCTATGTCTAACGAAACTTGTCATTCGGTTGGTTCTGACGAGAGTACATTGGATAACCTTGAGAATTGTGACTCTGAGGAGCTACTTGAAGGCGGTGAGTTGGTAGAGATTGCTGGAACAGGTAAGTTAGAAGTTGAGAATGCAAAATTGAAAGCAGAACTGGCTTCTGCAATAGCTGTGATCTGTTCATTCTGGCCTGAAGTAGACTTTGAATCATTGGATGATAGTAAAGtggataatttattgaaaagtgCCGCAGAGAAGACAACTGAAGCCTTGCACCTGAAAGATGAATATGGAAAGCATCTACAATCTATGCTTAGGGTGAAGCAGATGCAGTGTCTTTCATATGAGAAACGCATTCAAGAACTTGAGCAGAGACTGTCTGATCAGTATTTGCAAAGCCAGAAGATTTCAAATGATAAGGATGCCTCTGAATTGTCTGATAAGGTTGATGACTGCAAGCAAGAAATCATAGGTGGTAGGGAAGTCCATATGCCTTGCTCATCTAATACTGAGCCCATGGATGAGGTTTCCTGTGTTTCTAGTGTTTTGGATGCAAAATTGGGTCTGTTCAATGTGCAACCTGGAAAAATGAAAGATGGGGTAGATAAGAATATGATGGATTCTTCGGCAGTACGAAATCATCTAATGGATTCATCCATGCAAAATCATCCACTGGATTCATCCATGCAAGAGCTACAGCGTGAAGAACTGCTGGCCAGTGGTAAAGATGGGAAAGAAAAGATGGTGGGGCAGCTGGGCATGTCACTGACAAACAGTTCTACTGCTGAAAGCATGCCTGAACCTCTTAATGTTATACCGTGTGAAACAGCAATTGACCCAGGCTTGAACACCAAAGTCAGTGCGGAGCTGTTGTTGGAATTGCAAACCGCACTTTCAGAGAAGTCAAACCAGTTGAGTGAAACAGAAATTAAGCTTAAAGCTACTATGGAGGATGTTTCTATACTTAAGAGGGAATTGGACACAAATCGGAAACTCCTTGATGAATCTCAG ATGAATTGTGCTCACTTGGAGAATTGTTTGCACGAGGCAAGAGAGGAAGCTCAAACCCATCTTTGTGCGGCTGATCGCAGGGCCTCGGAGTATAGTGCGCTGCGCACATCTGCTGTGAAAATGCGTGGCATCTTCGAAAGATTAAGGAGCTGTGTATATGCCCAGGGTGGGGTAGCTAGTTTTAATGAATCTTTGCACACCTTGGCACAATCTCTGGGCAA TTCTATTAACGGCAGTGAAGATGATGGTACTGTTGAATTTCGGAAATGTATTCGGGCTCTGGCAGATAGAGTTGGTTTCTTGTCAAGGCACCGTGAAGAGCTGCTTGACAAGTATCCAAAGGTTGAAGCTGTAAATGAACAACTTAGAAAGGATTTGGAAGAGAAGAAGGGGCTGGTTAAAACTTTGTACACAAAGCATCAACTTGAGAAGCAG GCAAACAAAGAGAAGATATCTTTCAGCCGCTTGGAAGTCCACGAGATTGCTGCATTTGTTCTAAACACATATGGGCAGTACGAGGCAATTAGTCGTAATTGCTCCAACTACTACCTGTCTGCTGAATCTGTAGCCTTGTTTACTGATCATCTCCCAAATCAACCTAACTACATTGTTGGGCAAATTGTGCATGTCGAACGGCAGACCGTGAAGCCATTGGCTCCTAGTTCAACGCGGTCTGAGAACAACCTAACATCTGACATGGAAACCGACCGGTTGACCTTGAATTCAGGATTGAACCCGTATGGTCTCCCTATTGGCTGTGAATACTTCGTAGTGACAGTAGCCATGTTACCTGTACCACCACCATTCATACCCCACCTCCTTCCTGATCCCTGCACTAGGCAGATTGACGTGATGGAAGAATCCCAAGTGTACATATGA
- the LOC103431044 gene encoding protein IQ-DOMAIN 13-like, with protein sequence MGNKRSWFSAIRRVFALHSKDKAANCSEKKNTNEKYKGLGKLKHGETNSFIPLFREPSSIEKIFGDFEREQQRETFRPPTPDEQPRTPPFVPPRVSSPRLASPRAPSPRAPSPRAPSPRVPPPRAPPPRDPSPSIIHQHKEISYRHEPTIRNHHASATKIQAAYRGYTARRSFRALKGLVRLQGVVRGQNVKRQTMNAMKYMQLLVRVQSQTQSRRIQMLENQARHQVQYKNDREMESTFTKWNLSQQSETANNEEWDDSLLTKEEVEARLQKKVEAVMKREGAMAYAYSNQLWKATPKSGQTPIADILSGQFRWWWNWLERQLPPVDPPAGTNALKTFQFTPSRLDSERKPSPVPQSSNQKPHPFPFDNNLDTPKSSRSTINLTTIKPARTPPLINTSRTPQANRFGISKYARTPGGGAESPFGFPLKDDDSLTSCPPFSVPNYMAPTASAKAKARASSNPRERSVGTPSSESKRRLSFPLAQGIGSFKWNEASFFSNNKDSSSERNLDKNQSLQSLGNSSIDSTVSMPAGVGRKPFNGFV encoded by the exons ATGGGAAATAAAAGGAGTTGGTTTTCCGCCATAAGGAGGGTTTTCGCGCTGCATTCCAAGGACAAGGCAGCCAAT TGTTCAGAGAAGAAAAACACAAATGAAAAGTATAAGGGGCTTGGGAAACTAAAGCATGGAGAGACCAATTCGTTCATTCCGCTGTTCAGAGAACCAAGCAGCATTGAGAAAATTTTTGGGGATTTTGAAAGGGAGCAACAAAGAGAAACTTTTAGGCCTCCTACACCTGATGAGCAACCAAGGACCCCGCCTTTTGTGCCTCCTAGAGTTTCTTCTCCGAGGCTTGCCTCACCAAGGGCTCCTTCTCCACGGGCTCCTTCCCCAAGAGCTCCTTCCCCAAGAGTGCCTCCTCCAAGAGCTCCTCCTCCAAGAGATCCATCTCCTAGCATCATTCATCAACATAAGGAGATTAGCTACAGACATGAACCAACTATAAGGAACCACCATGCCTCAGCTACTAAAATTCAGGCAGCCTATAGAGGTTATACG GCAAGAAGAAGCTTTAGAGCTCTAAAAGGTCTAGTGAGGCTTCAAGGAGTAGTAAGAGGCCAGAACGTGAAGCGTCAGACGATGAATGCCATGAAATACATGCAACTCTTGGTACGGGTTCAGTCTCAAACTCAGTCACGTAGGATTCAGATGTTAGAAAACCAAGCAAGACATCAAGTTCAATACAAGAATGACAGAGAAATGGAAAGCACCTTCACTAAATGGAACTTGAGCCAGCAA TCTGAGACGGCCAATAACGAGGAATGGGATGATAGCTTGCTAACTAAGGAGGAAGTAGAGGCAAGGTTGCAGAAAAAGGTTGAGGCAGTCATGAAAAGAGAAGGAGCAATGGCTTACGCATACTCCAACCAG CTGTGGAAAGCTACTCCAAAATCAGGTCAAACACCTATAGCTGATATCCTGTCTGGACAATTTCGGTGGTGGTGGAACTGGTTGGAACGTCAGCTCCCTCCGGTAGACCCTCCTGCAGGAACCAACGCGTTGAAAACTTTTCAGTTTACTCCTTCAAGACTAGATTCAGAGCGAAAGCCAAGCCCCGTGCCCCAGTCAAGCAATCAAAAGCCACATCCTTTTCcatttgataacaatcttgacACACCAAAATCGTCAAGGTCAACCATTAATCTCACAACAATAAAACCAGCACGAACCCCGCCTTTGATTAATACGAGTAGGACTCCACAAGCAAACAGGTTTGGGATATCGAAGTACGCAAGAACACCTGGTGGTGGAGCTGAATCCCCTTTTGGTTTTCCACTGAAGGATGATGACAGCCTCACAAGCTGCCCCCCATTTTCAGTTCCAAACTACATGGCTCCAACGGCGTCAGCCAAAGCGAAGGCACGAGCTAGTAGCAATCCTAGGGAGAGATCTGTGGGGACACCAAGTAGTGAGTCCAAGAGAAGGCTTTCCTTCCCTTTGGCACAAGGCATTGGGTCTTTCAAGTGGAACGAAGCATCTTTTTTCTCTAATAACAAGGATTCCAGCTCTGAAAGGAATTTAGACAAGAACCAGTCTTTGCAATCTCTAGGAAATTCGAGCATAGATTCCACGGTTTCGATGCCTGCAGGAGTTGGAAGGAAGCCATTTAACGGATTTGTGTGA